Proteins from a genomic interval of Gossypium hirsutum isolate 1008001.06 chromosome A09, Gossypium_hirsutum_v2.1, whole genome shotgun sequence:
- the LOC107930226 gene encoding uncharacterized protein has translation MTPGKESPIDASREDQDKESYTRSGRRYDTANEEAQPTKGKAQMVEEMKGKTTKPVNEPVNEEEAKEFLKFLKHSEYSVVEQLPKQPARISVLALLLSSEVHRSALMKVLNETYVPNDISVNKLDRLVNNISANNYIFFNDDEIPPGGMGSTKALHITTHCKGYTLLSVLIDNGSALNILPLTMLNRLPIDSSHMKECQNIVKAFDGTERKVMGRIEVPLQIGPNAYEVDFLVMDIKPSYNCLLGRPWIHSAGAVPSSLHQKLKLESEGRLITIKAEEDIIATVSNNTPYLETDDEAIECSFRSLEFVNATFITEGSKILVPKLSKTTRMSLQLIFEKGALLGKGLGRHLQGKTETPMLKDKRDRFGLGFKPDAKQRRRELEKKQERRRARLMGKEIKWEPMIFPYISKTFVSGGIIHPERDTSMMGAIEKSLESLYINVMYEEETGRESFSDIGPYTPGSVLDNWTAEEIPVFFRTNTE, from the coding sequence ATGACGCCGGGAAAGGAGAGCCCGATTGACGCTTCAAGAGAGGATCAGGACAAGGAATCCTATACACGTAGTGGGAGACGTTACGATACGGCGAATGAGGAGGCACAACCCACAAAAGGAAAAGCCCAAATGGTCGAGGAAATGAAAGGAAAAACAACCAAACCTGTTAACGAGCCAGTTAACGAAGAAGAGGCCAAagagtttttaaaattcctaaagcatAGCGAATACAGTGTGGTGGAACAGCTACCCAAACAACCAGCCCGCATTTCAGTGCTGGCCTTGCTTCTGAGCTCGGAAGTCCATCGTAGCGCGCTAATGAAGGTCTTGAATGAAACGTATGTTCCCAATGATATCTCCGTTAACAAGTTGGACCGCTTGGTTAACAACATTAGTGCCAATAACTATATCTTCTTTAATGACGATGAGATACCACCCGGGGGCATGGGGTCGACTAAAGCTCTGCATATCACCACACACTGTAAAGGGTATACGCTGCTTAGCGTACTAATTGACAATGGATCCGCCCTGAACATCCTGCCATTGACCATGCTGAACAGATTACCTATAGACAGCTCTCACATGAAGGAGTGCCAGAACATCGTGAAGGCATTCGATGGCACGGAGAGAAAGGTTATGGGCAGAATCGAGGTACCCCTTCAGATTGGGCCAAACGcatatgaggtggatttcctTGTAATGGACATCAAACCCTCATATAATTGCTTATTGGGGAGGCCCTGGATACATTCAGCTGGGGCAGTGCCTTCCTCGTTGCATCAAAAATTGAAGCTGGAGTCGGAGGGAAGGTTGATAACGATTAAGGCTGAAGAAGATATTATTGCAACTGTGAGCAATAATACACCCTATTTGGAGACAGATGACGAAGCAATCGAATGCTCATTTCGATCTTTGGAATTTGTTAATGCAACGTTCATCACCGAGGGAAGCAAAATTCTGGTGCCGAAATTGTCCAAAACCACGAGGATGAGCCTCCAGCTGATATTTGAAAAAGGGGCCCTACTCGGAAAAGGACTTGGGAGACATCTACAAGGAAAAACTGAAACGCCAATGCTGAAAGACAAGAGAGATCGCTTCGGCTTAGGATTTAAGCCGGACGCGAAACAAAGGAGAAGGGAGCTGGAAAAGAAGCAGGAAAGAAGGAGAGCTAGATTAATGGGGAAGGAAATCAAGTGGGAACCAATGATATTCCCCTATATATCGAAAACATTTGTGTCTGGGGGAATCATCCATCCCGAAAGAGACACATCAATGATGGGAGCTATAGAAAAAAGCCTGGAAAGTTTGTACATCAACGTCATGTACGAAGAGGAGACCGGAAGAGAAAGTTTCTCGGACATTGGCCCTTACACacctggaagtgttctggacaactggactgcggaagagatccctgtattttTTAGAACGAAtacagagtaa